A single Desulfovibrio piger DNA region contains:
- the queE gene encoding 7-carboxy-7-deazaguanine synthase QueE, with the protein MRTLAVNEFFVTLQGEAAFAGTPAVFVRFQGCPVACPWCDTQYAARLDGATLDFAAVRAKQGPGAGYADVEPAALLAAIRQAGPRHVVLTGGEPCRHDLTELTSRLVAEGFRVQIETSGTMPIRCHAAVWVTLSPKLGMPGGLDVRQDAWERAGEIKFPVDTAEDLVRFEQALAAARRAAARPLTELVWLQPVSQGKEATRLCVEAAFARQWRVSVQVHKYLELR; encoded by the coding sequence ATGCGGACCCTGGCGGTCAACGAATTTTTCGTCACCCTGCAGGGCGAGGCCGCCTTTGCCGGGACGCCCGCCGTGTTCGTCCGTTTCCAGGGCTGCCCGGTGGCCTGCCCGTGGTGCGATACGCAGTATGCCGCCCGCCTGGACGGCGCGACGCTGGACTTTGCCGCCGTGCGTGCCAAACAGGGGCCGGGAGCGGGCTATGCCGACGTGGAGCCCGCCGCCCTGCTGGCGGCCATCCGGCAGGCCGGGCCGCGCCATGTGGTGCTGACCGGCGGCGAGCCCTGCCGCCATGACCTCACGGAGCTGACCTCGCGGCTGGTGGCGGAGGGCTTTCGTGTGCAGATCGAGACCAGCGGTACCATGCCCATCCGCTGCCATGCGGCGGTCTGGGTGACCCTGAGCCCCAAGCTGGGCATGCCCGGCGGGCTGGACGTGCGTCAGGATGCCTGGGAACGGGCCGGCGAGATCAAGTTCCCCGTGGACACGGCCGAGGACCTGGTCCGTTTCGAACAGGCGCTGGCAGCGGCCCGCAGGGCGGCGGCCCGGCCGCTGACGGAACTGGTCTGGCTGCAGCCCGTGAGCCAGGGGAAGGAAGCCACACGCTTGTGCGTGGAGGCGGCCTTTGCCCGTCAGTGGCGTGTGAGCGTGCAGGTGCACAAATATCTGGAGCTGCGCTGA
- a CDS encoding 6-pyruvoyl trahydropterin synthase family protein, translated as MISICRYHDISVGHRICGHESHCARLHGHNYRIHFTCTADELDALGRVLDFQVVKERLCRWLEDHWDHRFLVWDKDPLLEGLRALDPSVSVLPCNPSAENMARYLGEVVGPAQLEGTGARLVAVEVEETAKCRARWSL; from the coding sequence ATGATCAGTATCTGCCGTTATCATGACATTTCCGTGGGGCACCGCATCTGCGGCCACGAATCCCACTGCGCCCGCCTGCACGGGCATAATTACCGTATCCATTTCACCTGCACCGCCGACGAGCTGGACGCCCTGGGCCGCGTGCTGGACTTCCAGGTGGTCAAGGAGCGCCTGTGCCGGTGGCTGGAAGACCACTGGGATCACCGCTTCCTGGTCTGGGACAAGGACCCCCTGCTGGAGGGCCTGCGGGCGCTGGATCCTTCGGTGAGCGTCCTGCCCTGCAATCCGTCCGCCGAGAACATGGCCCGCTACCTGGGCGAAGTGGTGGGCCCGGCGCAGCTGGAAGGCACCGGGGCCCGTCTGGTGGCCGTGGAGGTGGAGGAGACCGCCAAGTGCAGGGCGCGCTGGAGCCTGTGA